From Streptomonospora salina, the proteins below share one genomic window:
- a CDS encoding PPOX class F420-dependent oxidoreductase, with product MSFTDEEAAYLRENPMGRLATVAPDGSPDVVPVAVEFDGAYLWVGGGSAVTRTRKFRNVAAGGEKVALVVDDTVSFAPFTARGIRIYGAAEQPFERVGMVGPGVYMRIAPTVSWSWNMAGEPVGETWYATRRAHHGRHGRPRRRERTDQSSTMPTTAPGSPPAWAARAPPGRHTPERPRVRL from the coding sequence ATGTCCTTCACCGACGAAGAGGCCGCGTATCTGCGCGAAAACCCGATGGGTCGCCTGGCGACCGTCGCACCGGACGGCTCGCCCGACGTCGTCCCGGTCGCCGTGGAGTTCGACGGCGCGTACCTGTGGGTGGGCGGTGGCTCCGCCGTCACCCGTACCCGCAAGTTCCGCAACGTCGCGGCCGGCGGTGAAAAAGTCGCCCTGGTCGTGGACGACACGGTGTCGTTCGCTCCCTTCACCGCCCGCGGTATCCGGATCTACGGCGCGGCTGAGCAGCCGTTCGAGCGCGTGGGGATGGTCGGACCCGGCGTCTACATGCGCATCGCGCCGACCGTGTCCTGGAGTTGGAACATGGCGGGCGAGCCCGTCGGCGAGACCTGGTACGCGACCCGGCGCGCCCATCACGGCCGGCACGGCCGGCCCCGCCGACGGGAGCGGACGGATCAGTCCAGCACCATGCCGACGACGGCGCCCGGCTCGCCTCCGGCTTGGGCGGCGAGGGCGCCGCCGGGGCGCCACACCCCCGAGCGGCCGAGAGTGCGGCTGTAG
- the mce gene encoding methylmalonyl-CoA epimerase: MLTRIDHIGIACFDLDATADLYRRVHGFEVAHEEVNEEQGVREAMLRVNGTDDGHATYLQLLEPVREDSAVAKFLARHGEGVHHVAFGTGDVAGASAEIGGAGVRVLDAAPRPGSMGSSIAFLHPKDCGGVLTELVQAAGPEEDERG, translated from the coding sequence GTGCTGACCCGGATCGACCATATCGGCATCGCCTGTTTCGACCTGGATGCGACCGCGGACCTGTACCGCCGGGTGCACGGTTTCGAGGTCGCCCATGAGGAGGTCAACGAGGAGCAGGGCGTGCGCGAGGCAATGCTGCGCGTCAACGGCACCGACGACGGCCATGCGACCTACCTGCAGCTTCTGGAGCCGGTCCGCGAGGACTCCGCTGTAGCGAAGTTCCTGGCGCGGCACGGCGAAGGGGTGCACCACGTCGCCTTCGGCACCGGCGACGTCGCCGGTGCGTCCGCGGAGATCGGCGGCGCGGGGGTGCGGGTGCTGGACGCGGCCCCCCGCCCGGGGTCGATGGGCTCGTCCATCGCCTTCCTGCACCCCAAGGACTGCGGCGGGGTGCTGACCGAGCTGGTGCAGGCCGCCGGCCCCGAGGAGGACGAGCGGGGGTGA
- a CDS encoding DivIVA domain-containing protein → MSSSDIEAQLTNFFEEGNQATEFDVVLRGYDRSQVQSYVDQLKTELQQAREESEQSRNDLSEAKDQLQEQERPTYSGLGARIEQLLRLAEEQATELVQGARAEANDIKSEAKIEAAEMRSAAENEANDLRTTAQREADEMRSSAENEAEEIRTTAQRESEELTSTTEREVQKKRSAVDHEIAEKRATFEGEIAKLRTTTERECAQARASAKRERDETLQTAKRQSDEMRAQAQRTLEESEAKRAQEEAEFEIQLASRREEAERQDAERLAAAQAATQKLVSEAEERAASAEQRATKASNQSEQTRRDAEQHAKQLVNNAKKNAEQVSAEAKSKADHLVSDAKAEADRIMGVAQQEVEEMSRQRDSIQSHLDQLRQLLGGGGGDPSAAAAPAAPAPAQVASSEPAAAIESQNDDQQSAGEKSEKQPVTAASGSKADDEDWWQE, encoded by the coding sequence ATGTCGTCGTCCGATATTGAAGCCCAGCTGACCAATTTCTTCGAGGAAGGCAACCAGGCCACCGAGTTCGACGTGGTCCTGCGCGGTTACGACCGGTCGCAGGTGCAAAGCTACGTCGACCAATTGAAAACCGAGCTCCAGCAGGCGCGGGAAGAATCCGAGCAGAGCCGCAACGACCTCTCCGAGGCCAAGGACCAGCTGCAAGAGCAGGAGCGCCCCACCTATTCCGGGCTGGGCGCCCGCATCGAGCAGCTGCTGCGCCTGGCCGAGGAGCAGGCGACCGAGCTGGTTCAGGGCGCCCGCGCCGAGGCCAACGACATCAAGTCCGAGGCCAAGATCGAGGCCGCCGAGATGCGCTCGGCCGCCGAGAACGAGGCCAACGACCTGCGCACGACGGCCCAGCGCGAGGCCGACGAGATGCGCTCCTCCGCCGAGAACGAGGCCGAGGAGATCCGCACGACCGCCCAGCGCGAGTCGGAGGAGCTGACCTCCACCACCGAGCGCGAGGTGCAGAAGAAGCGGTCGGCCGTCGACCACGAGATCGCCGAGAAGCGCGCCACGTTCGAGGGCGAGATCGCCAAGCTGCGCACCACCACCGAACGCGAGTGCGCCCAGGCGCGCGCTTCGGCCAAGCGCGAGCGGGACGAAACCCTGCAGACCGCCAAGCGCCAGTCCGACGAGATGCGGGCCCAGGCCCAGCGCACGCTGGAGGAAAGCGAAGCCAAGCGCGCGCAGGAAGAGGCCGAGTTCGAGATCCAGCTGGCCAGCCGCCGCGAGGAGGCTGAGCGCCAGGACGCCGAGCGCCTGGCCGCCGCGCAGGCCGCGACGCAGAAGCTGGTCTCCGAGGCCGAGGAGCGGGCCGCTAGCGCCGAACAGCGGGCCACCAAGGCCAGCAACCAGTCGGAGCAGACCCGGCGCGACGCCGAGCAGCACGCCAAGCAGCTCGTCAACAACGCCAAGAAGAACGCCGAACAGGTCAGTGCCGAGGCCAAGTCCAAGGCCGACCACCTGGTCAGCGACGCCAAGGCCGAGGCCGACCGCATCATGGGCGTCGCCCAGCAAGAGGTCGAGGAGATGAGCCGCCAGCGCGACAGCATCCAGTCGCACCTGGACCAGCTGCGCCAGCTCCTCGGCGGCGGCGGTGGGGACCCCTCGGCGGCCGCCGCACCCGCGGCGCCCGCGCCCGCGCAGGTGGCCTCCTCCGAGCCGGCCGCGGCGATCGAGTCGCAGAACGACGATCAGCAGTCCGCGGGCGAGAAGTCCGAGAAGCAACCGGTCACCGCCGCGTCCGGCAGCAAGGCCGACGACGAGGACTGGTGGCAGGAGTAG
- a CDS encoding carbon-nitrogen hydrolase family protein: MRAPLAIALAQPVCRARDAAANARAHAEAVRTAGARVVVFPELSLTGYELDAPALACDDARLEPIVQACARAGATALAGAPVRGGDGAVHIAVLAVDGGGAAHVYDKTWLGGAEPERFAPGAGPAVLDVDGRRLGLAVCKDLGVAAHAAGTADLGADIYIAATLEHAHDAQVQQQRAASAAAEHGMWVAVASFAGPTGGGYSRTLGRSGVWRPGGALAAQAGGEPGAVVGMVLD, from the coding sequence GTGCGCGCACCTCTGGCGATCGCACTCGCCCAGCCCGTGTGCCGGGCGCGCGACGCGGCGGCCAACGCTCGCGCGCACGCCGAGGCGGTGCGTACCGCCGGAGCCCGTGTCGTGGTCTTCCCCGAGCTGTCGCTGACGGGCTACGAACTGGACGCGCCCGCCCTCGCTTGCGACGACGCGCGGCTGGAGCCGATCGTGCAGGCGTGTGCCCGGGCGGGCGCGACCGCGCTTGCGGGCGCCCCCGTCCGGGGCGGGGACGGTGCCGTGCACATCGCCGTGCTCGCCGTCGACGGCGGCGGAGCCGCCCACGTCTACGACAAGACGTGGCTGGGCGGGGCCGAGCCGGAGCGGTTCGCTCCCGGCGCCGGGCCCGCCGTCCTCGACGTCGACGGCCGCCGCCTCGGCTTGGCGGTCTGCAAGGACCTCGGCGTCGCCGCGCACGCCGCGGGTACCGCTGATCTGGGTGCCGACATCTACATCGCCGCCACCCTGGAGCACGCCCACGACGCGCAGGTCCAGCAGCAGCGGGCCGCGAGCGCCGCCGCGGAGCACGGCATGTGGGTCGCGGTCGCCAGCTTCGCCGGACCGACCGGCGGCGGCTACAGCCGCACTCTCGGCCGCTCGGGGGTGTGGCGCCCCGGCGGCGCCCTCGCCGCCCAAGCCGGAGGCGAGCCGGGCGCCGTCGTCGGCATGGTGCTGGACTGA
- a CDS encoding alpha/beta hydrolase, translated as MQIRATTVLPAERRPVTLHTADGLELVGELALPEGRRPAATLVCLHPLPTAEGMMDSHVLRKASYRLPALADVAVLRFNTRGTESHHGKSQGEFGEGETERYDVAAAIEYAEFEELPRPWLLGWSFGTELALKWGCDPEVEGAILLSPPLHRAADSDLDVWNDAGTPLVALVPEFDDYLRPEEARERFARVRQAEVIGVDGAKHLWVGEPYVRTVLNTVVEHVAPDAAPLPVEWDGPYERAASAG; from the coding sequence ATGCAGATCCGCGCCACAACGGTGCTGCCCGCCGAGCGCCGCCCTGTCACCCTGCACACCGCCGACGGCCTGGAGCTCGTCGGCGAACTGGCCCTGCCCGAGGGGCGCCGGCCCGCGGCCACGCTCGTGTGCCTGCACCCGCTGCCCACGGCCGAAGGCATGATGGACAGCCACGTGCTGCGCAAGGCCTCCTACCGGCTGCCGGCGCTGGCCGACGTGGCGGTGCTGCGCTTCAACACCCGCGGCACCGAGTCGCACCACGGCAAAAGCCAGGGCGAATTCGGCGAGGGCGAGACCGAGCGCTACGACGTGGCCGCCGCGATCGAGTACGCCGAATTCGAAGAACTGCCCCGGCCCTGGCTGCTCGGCTGGTCGTTCGGCACCGAGCTGGCGCTGAAGTGGGGCTGCGATCCCGAGGTCGAGGGCGCGATCCTGCTGTCGCCGCCGCTGCACCGGGCCGCCGACTCCGACCTGGACGTGTGGAACGACGCCGGCACACCGCTGGTGGCCCTGGTGCCGGAGTTCGACGACTACCTGCGGCCGGAGGAGGCCCGCGAGCGCTTCGCGCGCGTACGCCAGGCCGAGGTGATCGGAGTGGACGGCGCCAAGCACCTGTGGGTGGGCGAGCCCTACGTGCGCACCGTGCTGAACACGGTCGTCGAGCACGTCGCGCCCGACGCGGCGCCCCTGCCCGTGGAGTGGGACGGCCCGTACGAGCGCGCGGCCTCCGCCGGCTGA
- a CDS encoding ATP/GTP-binding protein produces MSPRRNTPRRRQGGRRPTGGEDAVFNRVTGAERRENGPDGEWAVRRITGSAATKAYRCPGCYQEIPPSMPHVVAWRPFGDGRDRRHWHSSCWERRADRGVRYPRR; encoded by the coding sequence GTGAGTCCGCGCCGCAATACGCCCCGCCGCCGCCAAGGAGGACGCCGCCCGACCGGCGGCGAGGACGCCGTGTTCAACCGCGTCACCGGAGCCGAGCGCCGGGAGAACGGCCCCGACGGCGAGTGGGCCGTCCGCCGGATCACCGGATCCGCCGCGACCAAGGCCTACCGCTGCCCCGGCTGCTACCAGGAGATCCCGCCGTCCATGCCGCATGTGGTGGCATGGCGGCCGTTCGGCGACGGTCGGGACCGCCGCCACTGGCACAGCTCGTGCTGGGAGCGCCGGGCCGATCGCGGCGTGCGCTATCCGCGGCGCTGA
- a CDS encoding SCO5389 family protein gives MSLTVSPELQSKAEQGPVDNTDFIACIRESLPYAWSVVSGLAERAAAGDAEYEANEVPPPGETERGQLLRLLASDAMRDAVERHFGMRLAFQNCHRVALFKPGADAAREEFTSPRAQLLNQSPELVDC, from the coding sequence ATGTCGCTGACGGTTTCGCCGGAACTTCAGAGCAAGGCCGAGCAGGGCCCCGTCGACAACACCGACTTCATCGCCTGCATCCGCGAATCGCTGCCCTACGCCTGGAGCGTGGTCAGCGGGCTGGCCGAGCGGGCCGCGGCCGGCGACGCCGAATACGAAGCCAACGAGGTGCCCCCGCCCGGCGAGACCGAGCGCGGTCAGCTGCTGCGGCTGCTGGCCAGCGACGCCATGCGCGACGCCGTGGAGCGCCACTTCGGCATGCGGCTGGCCTTCCAGAACTGCCACCGCGTCGCGCTGTTCAAGCCCGGCGCCGACGCCGCCCGCGAGGAGTTCACTTCGCCGCGCGCCCAACTGCTCAACCAGTCGCCCGAGCTCGTCGACTGCTGA
- the nucS gene encoding endonuclease NucS, translating to MRLVIARCSVDYVGRLTAHLPMAPRLLLFKADGSVSVHADDRAFKPLNWMNPPCSVRESTDDAGTGIWTVTHDKSGEKLVLRIEEIQHDSSHTLGADPGLQKDGVEAHLQELLAEHITTLGDGYTLIRREYPTAIGPVDILCRDGAGATVAVELKRRGDIDGVEQLTRYLELLNRDPSLSPVTGVFAAQEIKPQARVLASDRGIGCVTLDYDALRGIEPDTPRLF from the coding sequence GTGAGACTCGTGATCGCCCGCTGCAGCGTCGACTACGTCGGACGCCTGACCGCCCACCTGCCCATGGCCCCGCGGCTGCTGCTGTTCAAGGCCGACGGCTCGGTCTCGGTGCACGCCGACGACCGCGCGTTCAAACCGCTGAACTGGATGAACCCGCCGTGCTCGGTCAGGGAGTCCACCGACGACGCGGGCACCGGGATCTGGACCGTCACCCACGACAAGTCCGGCGAGAAGCTGGTGCTGCGCATCGAGGAGATCCAGCACGACAGCAGCCACACGCTGGGCGCCGATCCCGGGCTGCAGAAGGACGGCGTCGAGGCCCACCTGCAGGAGTTGCTGGCCGAGCACATCACCACGCTGGGCGACGGCTACACCCTGATCCGCCGCGAGTACCCCACCGCGATCGGCCCCGTCGACATCCTCTGCCGCGACGGCGCGGGCGCCACCGTGGCCGTCGAGCTCAAACGGCGCGGCGACATCGACGGCGTCGAGCAGCTCACCCGGTACCTGGAACTGCTCAACCGCGACCCCTCCCTCAGCCCGGTCACGGGCGTCTTCGCCGCCCAGGAGATCAAGCCGCAGGCCCGCGTACTGGCTTCGGACCGCGGCATCGGGTGCGTGACCCTCGACTACGACGCACTGCGCGGCATCGAGCCCGACACCCCGCGCCTGTTCTGA
- a CDS encoding acetyl-CoA C-acetyltransferase, translating to MPGSVIVSGARTPIGRLLGSLSGFSAVQLGAFAIEAALQRAGVPGDRVDYVVLGQVLQAGQGQIPSRQAAVQAGVPMSVPSLTINKVCLSGLDAVALADQLISAGEFDVVVAGGMESMTNAPHLLPKARQGYKYGSVEVLDATAHDGLTDAFDGDSMGASTERHNARLGIGREQQDAFAARSHQRAAAAIEDGRFEDEIAPVRIPQRKGEDRLFAEDEGVRAETSAESLGRLRPAFDEGGTITAGTSSQISDGACALVVMSRAKAEELGCGILAEVGAHGNVAGPDNALQSQPSNAIRHALGKTGTAASDLDLIEINEAFASVALQSMRDLGLPEDTETVNPDGGAIALGHPIGMSGARLALHTVYELRRRGGGLGAAALCGGGGQGDALLLKVPGA from the coding sequence ATGCCCGGATCCGTCATCGTCAGCGGGGCGCGGACCCCGATCGGCCGCCTGCTCGGATCGCTGTCCGGGTTCTCAGCCGTCCAGCTGGGGGCTTTCGCGATCGAGGCGGCCCTGCAGCGGGCCGGGGTGCCCGGCGACCGGGTCGACTACGTCGTCCTGGGCCAGGTCCTGCAGGCCGGCCAGGGCCAGATCCCCTCGCGCCAAGCCGCCGTGCAGGCCGGCGTCCCGATGAGCGTGCCCTCGCTGACGATCAACAAGGTCTGCCTGTCGGGCCTGGACGCCGTCGCGCTGGCCGACCAGCTCATCAGCGCGGGCGAGTTCGACGTGGTCGTCGCCGGCGGCATGGAGTCCATGACCAATGCCCCCCACCTGCTGCCCAAGGCGCGCCAGGGCTACAAGTACGGCTCCGTGGAGGTCCTCGACGCCACCGCCCACGACGGGCTGACCGACGCCTTCGACGGCGACTCCATGGGCGCCTCGACCGAGCGGCACAACGCACGCCTGGGCATCGGCCGCGAACAGCAGGACGCCTTCGCCGCCCGCTCCCACCAGCGGGCCGCCGCCGCCATCGAGGACGGGCGCTTCGAAGACGAGATCGCCCCGGTGCGCATCCCCCAGCGCAAGGGCGAGGACCGCCTGTTCGCCGAAGACGAAGGCGTGCGGGCCGAAACCAGCGCCGAGAGCCTGGGGCGCCTGCGCCCGGCCTTCGACGAGGGCGGCACCATCACGGCCGGCACCTCCTCGCAGATCTCCGACGGCGCCTGCGCCCTGGTCGTGATGAGCCGGGCCAAGGCCGAGGAACTGGGCTGCGGGATCCTCGCCGAGGTCGGCGCGCACGGCAACGTCGCCGGCCCCGACAACGCGCTGCAGTCCCAGCCCTCCAACGCCATCCGCCACGCGCTGGGCAAGACCGGCACCGCAGCCTCCGACCTCGACCTGATCGAGATCAACGAGGCCTTCGCCAGCGTCGCCCTGCAGTCGATGCGCGACCTCGGCCTGCCCGAGGACACCGAAACCGTCAACCCCGACGGCGGCGCCATCGCCCTGGGCCACCCGATCGGCATGTCCGGCGCCAGGCTGGCCCTGCACACCGTCTACGAACTCCGCCGCAGGGGCGGCGGGCTGGGAGCGGCCGCCCTCTGCGGGGGCGGCGGCCAGGGCGACGCCCTGCTGCTGAAGGTTCCCGGAGCCTGA
- a CDS encoding 3-hydroxyacyl-CoA dehydrogenase, whose translation MEEFDKVGVVGLGTMGAGIAEVFARAGFQVSGVEIDGTAMERGRDHVRRSLAKAVDKGKLGSEERSGILDRIAFTTDREDLRDADFVVEAVPERMDFKRDVFTDLDRICPPGTILATNTSSLSVTEVAALTGRPDKVVGLHFFNPAPVMKLTEVVSTISSSQSTVDIATEVAKRIGKTPVTVADRAGFAANALLVPFINDAISAYERKIASREEIDAAVTEDADLPMGPLTLADLVGVDVCLAVMDVLWDEFRIQRYAATPLLRRMVAAGRLGRKAGRGFYDYSGPSDPAEEPPTGPLAQAVRSESFGFDLAAMLLVPHVNDALRMVGDGYASAADVDTAMRFGCGYPKGPVELFEERGIPWFGAVLEAPTPARLTTAAAAPVLLAMEVTGQDSLR comes from the coding sequence ATGGAGGAATTTGACAAGGTCGGAGTGGTCGGTCTGGGCACCATGGGCGCCGGCATCGCCGAGGTGTTCGCCCGGGCCGGATTCCAGGTGTCGGGGGTGGAGATCGACGGCACCGCCATGGAGCGCGGCCGCGATCACGTGCGCAGATCGCTGGCGAAAGCGGTGGATAAGGGCAAGCTCGGATCCGAGGAGCGCAGCGGCATCCTCGACCGCATCGCCTTCACCACCGACCGCGAAGATCTGCGCGACGCCGACTTCGTGGTCGAGGCCGTCCCCGAACGCATGGACTTCAAGCGCGACGTCTTCACCGATCTCGACCGCATCTGTCCGCCGGGCACGATCCTGGCGACCAACACCTCCTCGCTGTCGGTCACCGAGGTCGCCGCGCTGACCGGGCGTCCCGACAAGGTCGTGGGCCTGCACTTCTTCAACCCCGCTCCGGTGATGAAACTGACCGAGGTGGTCAGCACCATCAGCTCCTCCCAGTCCACCGTCGACATCGCCACCGAGGTGGCCAAGCGCATCGGCAAAACCCCGGTCACCGTCGCCGACCGGGCGGGTTTCGCCGCCAACGCTCTGCTCGTGCCGTTCATCAACGACGCGATCTCGGCCTACGAACGCAAGATCGCCTCGCGCGAGGAGATCGACGCCGCCGTCACCGAGGACGCGGACCTGCCGATGGGGCCGCTGACACTCGCCGACCTCGTCGGCGTGGACGTGTGCCTGGCGGTCATGGACGTGCTGTGGGACGAGTTCCGCATCCAGCGGTACGCGGCGACTCCCCTGCTGCGGCGCATGGTCGCCGCCGGGCGCCTGGGCCGCAAGGCCGGGCGCGGCTTCTACGACTACAGCGGCCCCTCCGACCCCGCCGAAGAGCCGCCGACCGGGCCGCTCGCCCAGGCCGTGCGTTCGGAGAGCTTCGGCTTCGACCTGGCGGCGATGCTGCTCGTCCCGCACGTCAACGACGCGCTGCGGATGGTCGGCGACGGCTACGCCTCGGCCGCCGACGTGGACACCGCCATGCGGTTCGGCTGCGGCTACCCCAAGGGCCCGGTGGAGCTGTTCGAGGAACGCGGCATCCCGTGGTTCGGCGCGGTGCTGGAAGCGCCGACCCCGGCCCGCCTCACCACCGCCGCCGCAGCCCCGGTGCTGCTGGCGATGGAAGTCACCGGGCAGGACAGCCTGCGCTGA
- the meaB gene encoding methylmalonyl Co-A mutase-associated GTPase MeaB, giving the protein MDVGGLVQRVLNGDRRAVARAISLVEDAAPELREIVSGLAAHTGRARIVGLTGAPGVGKSTSTSSLVTALRERGDRVAVLAVDPSSPFTGGALLGDRVRMQEHATDPGVYIRSMATRGHLGGLSWAAPHALRVLDAAGFGAVLVETVGVGQAEVDIAAHADTTVVLSAPGMGDGVQAGKAGVLEVADVLAVNKADRDGARAAVRDLRQMVAQVDREPDEWKPPVVSMTAAAGEGVADLLARLDEHVEHLRASGGLHARRRDRARREIEGIAMEELTRRLADVRGHAALDTLADEVAAGADPYAAADTVLAALQS; this is encoded by the coding sequence ATGGACGTCGGCGGCCTGGTGCAGCGGGTGCTGAACGGGGACCGGAGAGCGGTCGCCCGGGCGATCTCTCTGGTCGAGGATGCGGCGCCCGAGCTGCGGGAGATCGTCTCGGGGCTGGCGGCCCACACCGGCCGCGCCCGGATCGTCGGATTGACCGGCGCGCCCGGCGTCGGCAAGTCCACGTCCACCAGTTCCCTGGTCACGGCTCTGCGAGAGCGCGGGGACCGCGTCGCCGTGCTGGCCGTCGACCCCTCCTCGCCGTTCACCGGCGGCGCTCTGCTGGGTGACCGGGTCCGGATGCAGGAGCACGCCACCGACCCCGGCGTCTACATCAGATCGATGGCCACCCGCGGCCACCTCGGCGGGTTGTCGTGGGCGGCGCCGCACGCGCTGCGGGTCCTCGACGCCGCCGGATTCGGGGCGGTGCTGGTCGAGACGGTCGGGGTGGGCCAGGCCGAGGTCGACATCGCCGCCCACGCCGACACCACCGTCGTGCTGTCGGCGCCGGGAATGGGCGACGGCGTGCAGGCGGGCAAGGCCGGCGTGCTGGAGGTCGCTGACGTCCTCGCCGTGAACAAGGCCGACCGCGACGGAGCGCGGGCCGCCGTGCGGGACCTGCGCCAGATGGTCGCCCAGGTCGACCGGGAGCCGGACGAATGGAAGCCGCCAGTGGTGAGCATGACCGCGGCCGCGGGCGAGGGGGTCGCCGACCTCCTCGCCCGACTCGACGAGCACGTCGAGCACCTGCGGGCCTCAGGCGGGCTGCACGCGCGCCGCCGCGACCGCGCCCGTCGCGAGATCGAGGGCATCGCCATGGAGGAGCTGACCCGGCGGCTGGCCGACGTCCGCGGCCACGCGGCGCTGGA